One part of the Natrinema salinisoli genome encodes these proteins:
- a CDS encoding SDR family NAD(P)-dependent oxidoreductase translates to MSVLESFSLEGETAIVTGAAQGLGKQMATGLAEMGADVAIADVNSAKAATTAAELDGETDVISVDVDVTDEASVESMVETVTDRLGPIDILVNNAGIVENSPAEETPIDSWRQVLAVNLDGVFLCAKHVGQQMLDRGEGRIINISSMSGFDVNVPQKQASYNTTKAGVSMLTKSLAVEWGDRGVRVNAIAPGYMRTELVDEVLEENPEMEETWLENTPIGRLGRPEELRELVVYLASDASSYMTGETVVMDGGYTSR, encoded by the coding sequence ATGAGCGTACTGGAGAGTTTCTCCCTCGAGGGAGAGACGGCTATCGTCACCGGTGCAGCACAGGGACTCGGCAAGCAGATGGCAACTGGCCTCGCGGAAATGGGGGCCGACGTGGCCATCGCGGACGTGAATTCCGCGAAAGCGGCGACGACTGCGGCGGAACTCGACGGTGAAACGGACGTGATTAGCGTCGACGTCGACGTGACCGACGAAGCCTCGGTCGAGTCGATGGTCGAAACAGTGACGGATCGACTGGGGCCGATCGATATCCTCGTTAACAACGCAGGTATCGTCGAAAATTCGCCGGCCGAAGAGACGCCGATCGACTCCTGGCGGCAAGTCCTCGCGGTCAACCTCGACGGCGTCTTCCTCTGTGCGAAACACGTCGGCCAGCAGATGTTAGATCGAGGGGAGGGCCGTATCATCAATATCTCCTCGATGTCCGGCTTCGACGTCAACGTTCCGCAGAAACAGGCCAGCTACAACACGACGAAGGCCGGCGTTTCGATGCTCACGAAATCTCTGGCCGTCGAGTGGGGCGACCGCGGCGTCCGGGTCAACGCCATCGCACCCGGGTACATGCGGACGGAGCTCGTAGACGAGGTACTCGAGGAGAATCCGGAAATGGAAGAGACATGGCTGGAGAACACGCCGATCGGTCGGCTCGGTCGACCGGAGGAACTGCGAGAACTGGTCGTCTATCTCGCCTCGGACGCGTCGTCGTACATGACCGGCGAGACGGTCGTGATGGACGGCGGGTACACGTCGAGGTAA
- a CDS encoding archaea-specific SMC-related protein, translating into MTDRTLHLELENIGGIEHEELSITAGPTFIQGPNAANKSSFLKGLLFALGSTTVPIRSGADEARAVLSSEEKRVERTARRTDAGIETAGEAWITDPDEITLLERFAGLLETNSLRSAVTRNEDIESLLKEPMDIEALEEEQASKMARKRELTTEIESAGDVDERLEDRKRERTEKRNRLDELESTLEELYDEQDTTDTDTDDVVQELRDERADLRSDETECETQINQLEAAIDRLEGRRDEIEDELEDARDAVDENDVESLKQKRESARSELDDVTKRLDVLQSVLTANREMVDSEFTGVLGRDTGLMGDEVTCWTCGRSAPVEELEETIEDLTALVKEDKRRKREREPEIEALTEQIEEVQRSKTEIQQLEAEKQDVEQKLTNRRDSLEERRDQLEAIRDQLSELDDEIADQAADQRSEQSELTDEIEETRVETETLRREITRLEETIDSLRETREELERKREKIDQLSNEISALTDRIENLESELRAVFNETMDELLDALEFERIERVWLDGEFELVIAREVDGRTQSDSIEHLAESEREMIGLVLALAGFVTYDVDAVTPVLVLDSLGAFDAERTRRLVDYFADETEYLIATAHPESTVDTAFDTVTFKPPVQN; encoded by the coding sequence ATGACTGACCGAACACTTCACCTTGAACTCGAGAATATTGGCGGCATCGAACACGAAGAGCTATCGATTACTGCGGGACCCACGTTCATCCAGGGTCCAAACGCCGCGAACAAGAGCTCGTTCCTCAAGGGACTGCTCTTCGCACTCGGGAGTACGACGGTTCCGATCCGAAGCGGGGCCGACGAGGCTCGGGCGGTGCTTTCGTCCGAGGAAAAACGCGTCGAGCGAACCGCTCGACGGACCGACGCCGGTATCGAGACGGCCGGCGAGGCGTGGATCACGGATCCCGACGAGATCACGCTTCTCGAGCGGTTCGCGGGTCTGTTGGAGACGAATTCACTCAGAAGCGCCGTCACTCGGAACGAAGACATCGAATCGCTCCTGAAGGAGCCGATGGACATAGAAGCACTCGAAGAGGAGCAAGCGTCGAAGATGGCTCGAAAGCGGGAGCTCACGACGGAGATCGAGTCGGCCGGTGACGTCGACGAGCGCCTCGAGGACCGAAAACGGGAACGTACCGAGAAACGGAACCGTCTCGACGAACTCGAGTCGACGCTTGAGGAACTGTACGATGAGCAGGACACCACCGATACCGACACTGACGATGTCGTCCAAGAATTGCGAGACGAACGAGCCGATCTACGGTCGGACGAAACCGAGTGCGAAACTCAGATAAACCAGCTCGAAGCTGCTATCGATCGCCTCGAAGGGCGACGGGACGAGATCGAAGACGAGCTCGAGGACGCTCGTGACGCCGTCGATGAGAACGATGTCGAATCCCTCAAACAGAAACGCGAGTCCGCTCGGTCCGAACTCGACGATGTGACGAAGCGTCTCGACGTATTGCAGTCGGTCCTCACCGCGAATCGTGAGATGGTCGATTCCGAGTTTACGGGGGTACTCGGTCGCGATACGGGATTGATGGGCGACGAAGTGACCTGCTGGACGTGTGGCCGATCAGCACCGGTCGAGGAACTCGAGGAAACGATTGAGGATCTGACGGCACTCGTCAAGGAAGACAAACGCCGAAAGCGAGAAAGAGAACCGGAGATCGAGGCGCTTACCGAACAGATCGAGGAAGTTCAACGCTCGAAAACGGAAATACAGCAGCTCGAAGCGGAGAAACAGGACGTTGAGCAGAAGCTAACGAACCGTCGTGACTCCCTCGAGGAACGACGTGACCAGCTAGAGGCGATTCGCGATCAACTCTCCGAACTCGACGACGAAATCGCCGATCAGGCGGCCGACCAGCGCTCTGAGCAGTCGGAGCTCACCGACGAAATCGAAGAGACACGAGTCGAAACAGAGACGCTTCGACGGGAGATCACGCGACTCGAGGAGACCATCGATTCCCTCCGCGAAACCCGCGAAGAACTGGAACGCAAACGAGAGAAGATCGACCAACTCTCCAACGAGATCTCCGCTTTGACCGATCGGATCGAAAACCTCGAAAGCGAACTCCGAGCGGTGTTCAACGAGACGATGGACGAATTGCTGGACGCGCTCGAATTCGAACGGATCGAACGTGTCTGGCTCGACGGGGAGTTCGAACTCGTGATCGCTCGGGAAGTCGATGGTCGAACACAATCGGATTCGATCGAACATCTCGCTGAGAGTGAACGGGAAATGATCGGCCTCGTCCTCGCACTCGCCGGATTCGTCACGTACGATGTTGACGCCGTGACACCGGTACTGGTTCTAGACTCACTGGGTGCGTTCGACGCGGAACGGACTCGCCGATTGGTCGATTATTTCGCCGACGAAACCGAGTATCTGATCGCGACGGCCCATCCGGAATCGACCGTCGATACCGCGTTTGATACCGTGACGTTCAAGCCACCAGTACAGAACTGA
- a CDS encoding NAD-dependent epimerase/dehydratase family protein, with protein MTLNTIAVTGGNGTIGSAILEDLDDHGYETANISRGKRREEISDTYITTDLLDAGETYSAIAKTGADAVIHMGTIPEPYYHPDYRVYESSVMSAMHVLEAADSLGLESVCLPSSINAIGSEHQEREADVRYLPVDEEHPRTPDDSYGIAKHAMEVTADGFGRRPSTDLTIASLRYPWVMNEAEMDDHFLETDRSLAALSDVHQATGRDVLFSYLHTDDAATVARKAVEADFDGHETFWAVAGDTTADAPTEDVVAKYFPDAEVRDGFEGYDGLFDLSKAAALLDWEPQRSWRDLA; from the coding sequence ATGACACTCAACACGATCGCAGTCACTGGAGGTAACGGCACGATCGGATCAGCGATCCTCGAGGATCTCGACGATCACGGCTACGAAACCGCAAACATTTCACGCGGCAAGCGCCGCGAGGAAATCTCGGACACCTACATCACGACTGATCTACTCGACGCCGGTGAGACGTATAGTGCCATCGCGAAAACCGGCGCCGACGCCGTCATCCACATGGGTACCATCCCGGAACCCTATTATCATCCTGACTATCGGGTATACGAGAGCAGCGTGATGTCGGCGATGCACGTCCTCGAAGCGGCTGATTCTCTCGGTCTCGAATCGGTTTGTCTTCCATCCAGCATCAACGCTATCGGGAGCGAACATCAGGAACGGGAGGCCGACGTTCGATATCTCCCAGTTGACGAGGAGCACCCGCGTACGCCCGACGATTCGTACGGCATTGCGAAACACGCTATGGAGGTGACTGCCGACGGGTTCGGGCGTCGTCCCTCGACGGACCTAACCATCGCCTCGCTCCGATATCCGTGGGTGATGAACGAGGCCGAAATGGACGACCACTTTCTCGAGACGGACCGCTCGCTCGCGGCCCTCTCGGATGTCCATCAGGCAACCGGCCGTGACGTGTTGTTCTCGTACCTTCATACCGATGACGCAGCGACCGTGGCACGCAAGGCGGTCGAGGCTGATTTCGACGGGCACGAGACTTTCTGGGCCGTGGCGGGGGATACGACGGCAGACGCTCCGACGGAGGACGTGGTCGCGAAGTACTTCCCCGATGCCGAGGTCCGCGACGGATTTGAGGGGTACGATGGACTGTTTGATCTCTCGAAGGCTGCGGCCCTTCTCGACTGGGAACCGCAGCGGAGCTGGCGTGATCTCGCATAA
- a CDS encoding mannonate dehydratase → MDPTVMLPPKPDRRWTIAKQLGLDTAVVRFWGVDEWWEYDTLMRTKTRFADHGFSLDVVEDRPPMEKTVLGEEGRDEEIATVKTLIRNMGRLDIDTYCWVWTENPLGVIRTSDSLPGRGDSQRIGYDHEWMERAPDHEAAGITEEELWDNLQYFLDQVVPVAEEAGVNLALHPDDPPTSPVRGVPRIVKSVDDYRRLLDMYDSPRHGVTFCQGNFSAMEADIPETIREFGDRIHFVHFRDVEGGERNFVETWHDEGPTDMKAAIEAYRDTGFDGPIRPDHVPRMVGEEDREDAMAGYTDMGRLFAIGYIKGLLE, encoded by the coding sequence ATGGACCCAACCGTCATGTTGCCCCCGAAACCGGACCGACGCTGGACGATCGCGAAACAGCTCGGCCTCGACACGGCCGTCGTCCGGTTCTGGGGGGTCGACGAGTGGTGGGAGTACGACACGCTGATGCGGACGAAAACGCGCTTCGCTGATCACGGGTTCTCGCTCGATGTCGTCGAGGACCGCCCTCCGATGGAGAAGACCGTACTCGGAGAGGAGGGGCGCGACGAGGAGATCGCGACCGTCAAAACGCTCATCCGCAACATGGGCCGACTCGATATCGATACCTATTGCTGGGTGTGGACCGAGAACCCGCTCGGCGTGATCCGGACGTCCGATTCGTTGCCCGGTCGTGGTGACTCCCAGCGAATCGGCTACGATCACGAATGGATGGAGCGTGCTCCCGACCACGAGGCCGCAGGCATTACCGAGGAGGAACTGTGGGACAACCTCCAGTACTTCCTCGATCAGGTCGTTCCGGTCGCGGAGGAAGCAGGCGTGAACCTCGCGCTCCACCCGGACGATCCCCCGACCTCGCCGGTCCGTGGCGTCCCCCGTATCGTCAAATCCGTCGACGATTACCGACGTCTCCTCGATATGTACGACAGTCCACGCCACGGCGTGACGTTCTGTCAGGGGAACTTCTCCGCGATGGAGGCGGACATACCTGAGACGATCCGTGAATTCGGTGATCGGATCCATTTCGTCCATTTCCGCGACGTCGAGGGTGGCGAACGGAACTTCGTTGAAACCTGGCACGACGAGGGGCCAACCGACATGAAAGCCGCGATCGAGGCCTACCGAGACACAGGCTTCGACGGACCGATCCGTCCCGATCACGTCCCCCGGATGGTCGGTGAGGAGGACCGTGAAGATGCGATGGCCGGCTACACCGATATGGGTCGATTGTTCGCTATCGGCTACATCAAGGGACTACTGGAGTAA
- a CDS encoding AGE family epimerase/isomerase, giving the protein MGQSIPEERRAGLLATLRLQYPDGLADRGFRLIHPATGELYTDHRRHLVATCRSIANFSAGVLADGPEWCLDAAEHGLEFLRNGHGADDGSGYHLVVDADGEPLERTRSAYGHAFALLAYARATAAGIEGAGADLEATHELLEERFRDDAGMLRSDCDADWRELEAYRGQNANMHACEAYLAAYEATNDGRYLERARHLASTISVELAGDTDGLLWEHYTDEWDHDFDYNADEPRHQFRPPGYQPGHHVEWAKFFALLDRYDEGDTEAAPDEGWFERALDLFDAAIELGWTESGFAYTVDADGDVIVPDRYGWALAEAIGASAALAERADAHGRAADVDRLRRWERRLVDRTDDYRGPAGVWYEKRLAPDESGDPVPPDPPVVEPDYHPASAYYESWRSARRVSNRE; this is encoded by the coding sequence ATGGGACAGAGTATACCTGAAGAGCGACGGGCAGGGCTCCTCGCGACGCTCAGGCTTCAGTACCCTGATGGTCTGGCCGATCGTGGGTTTCGACTTATACACCCGGCGACGGGGGAGCTGTATACCGACCATCGTCGACATCTCGTCGCAACCTGCCGATCGATAGCGAACTTCTCGGCGGGAGTTCTGGCTGATGGTCCGGAGTGGTGTCTCGACGCAGCCGAACACGGGCTCGAATTCCTTCGTAACGGGCACGGTGCCGATGATGGGAGTGGGTATCACCTCGTCGTCGATGCCGACGGCGAACCACTCGAGCGGACTCGCTCCGCGTACGGGCACGCCTTCGCCCTGCTCGCGTACGCCCGTGCGACGGCCGCCGGTATCGAGGGGGCTGGGGCCGACCTCGAGGCGACTCACGAACTCCTCGAGGAGCGGTTCCGGGACGATGCCGGGATGCTCCGTAGCGATTGCGACGCTGACTGGCGTGAACTGGAAGCGTACCGGGGGCAGAACGCCAATATGCACGCCTGTGAGGCATATCTGGCCGCCTACGAGGCAACTAACGACGGGCGGTACCTCGAACGAGCACGCCATCTCGCCAGCACGATCTCGGTCGAACTCGCGGGCGACACTGACGGACTACTCTGGGAACACTACACCGACGAGTGGGATCACGACTTCGACTACAACGCGGACGAACCACGTCACCAGTTCCGGCCACCGGGGTACCAGCCCGGCCACCACGTCGAGTGGGCGAAGTTCTTCGCACTGCTCGACCGTTACGACGAGGGTGACACCGAGGCCGCACCCGACGAGGGATGGTTCGAGCGTGCGTTAGATCTATTCGACGCTGCGATCGAACTCGGATGGACCGAATCGGGATTCGCGTACACCGTCGACGCCGATGGAGACGTCATCGTTCCCGATCGGTACGGCTGGGCGCTCGCGGAAGCTATCGGTGCGTCTGCTGCACTCGCCGAACGAGCCGATGCGCACGGCCGAGCCGCCGACGTCGATCGACTTCGTCGCTGGGAGCGGCGGCTCGTCGACCGTACCGACGACTACCGCGGCCCCGCTGGCGTCTGGTACGAAAAGCGACTCGCACCGGACGAGAGTGGCGATCCCGTCCCACCGGACCCGCCGGTCGTCGAACCCGACTATCATCCCGCGAGTGCGTACTATGAGAGCTGGCGCTCCGCACGGAGAGTGAGCAACCGTGAGTGA
- a CDS encoding TIGR04024 family LLM class F420-dependent oxidoreductase has protein sequence MTDRDVFLPVGAQPTLEDIVDQAVTAEELGYDRVWFPETWGRDAVTAMATTAERTDEIGIGTSIANIYSRSPALLGQTAATLQEASDGRFRLGVGPSGPLVVENWHGMEFGNPLRRTRETIEIVQRVLSGETVSYDGEYFSLDGFRLRCDPPEPAPPVDAAGLGPKAVELAGRFADGWHAVNYTRDGLSERLDDLRRGAELGGRDPNDLRVTLAVGCCALADGERARELVAQHTAFYIGGMGTFYRDNLARQGYEEVAHEIYESWQEGNKERATAIVRKELRDQMGAAGTPTEARDQLQEFVDLNGLDAVNVSFPRGAGPEEVHETMTALAP, from the coding sequence ATGACCGATAGGGATGTCTTTCTGCCGGTCGGCGCACAACCCACCCTCGAGGATATCGTCGATCAGGCGGTCACCGCCGAGGAGTTAGGATACGACCGCGTCTGGTTTCCGGAAACCTGGGGGCGAGACGCCGTCACGGCGATGGCAACCACTGCTGAACGGACCGATGAAATCGGGATCGGAACGAGTATCGCGAATATTTACTCCAGATCGCCGGCCCTGCTCGGGCAGACGGCCGCGACGCTGCAGGAGGCCAGTGACGGTCGATTTCGCCTCGGCGTCGGTCCAAGCGGGCCCCTCGTCGTCGAGAACTGGCACGGAATGGAATTCGGCAATCCGCTGCGTCGAACGCGAGAAACGATTGAGATCGTCCAGCGGGTTCTCTCCGGCGAGACGGTCTCCTACGACGGCGAGTACTTCTCGCTGGATGGCTTCCGACTCCGCTGTGACCCACCGGAACCGGCGCCACCGGTCGACGCGGCCGGACTCGGTCCGAAAGCCGTCGAACTCGCCGGGCGCTTCGCCGACGGCTGGCACGCCGTCAACTACACCAGAGACGGCCTCAGTGAGCGACTCGACGATCTCCGACGCGGAGCTGAATTAGGCGGTAGAGACCCCAACGACCTCCGCGTGACGCTCGCCGTGGGCTGCTGCGCCCTCGCAGACGGCGAGCGCGCCCGCGAACTCGTCGCACAACACACCGCCTTCTATATCGGCGGAATGGGGACGTTCTATCGCGACAACCTCGCACGGCAGGGGTACGAGGAGGTCGCCCACGAGATCTACGAGAGCTGGCAGGAGGGGAACAAAGAGCGTGCCACGGCGATCGTACGGAAGGAGTTGCGCGACCAGATGGGAGCCGCAGGAACGCCGACGGAGGCTCGTGACCAACTGCAGGAATTCGTCGATCTCAACGGACTGGACGCCGTCAACGTCTCGTTCCCACGGGGTGCCGGGCCTGAGGAAGTACACGAGACGATGACCGCCTTAGCGCCGTAG
- the dgoD gene encoding galactonate dehydratase: MQITDYELFAVPPRWLLLKLKTDEGIVGWGEPIVQGRLETVRTAVAELIERYLLGEDPLRTEYHWRKLYQGGYFRGGPILMSALAGIDHALWDIKGRHYDAPVHELLGGHVRDRMLVYQWLGGENPEGIAASAHDDYQRGYRAFKLNFVQDFRPLETTAAVDRALERVAAVRDAIGDEAFLGVDFHGRVSKPMAVDLVQRLEQYDLMFIDQPLLPEHTDAFAAISDRTTIPIATGERFYSRYEFKQLFVDNAVSVIQPDVTHVGGISELRKIASLAESFDVAVIPHCPLGPIAFAASLQVGFCSQNVVMQEQDLGMHDPDSSQRLALLEDPETFTFRDGYVERPTGPGLGIEIDEEYVREQAQTQVNWYNPVWHHEDGSLAEW, translated from the coding sequence ATGCAAATCACGGACTACGAACTGTTCGCCGTCCCCCCGCGGTGGTTACTGCTCAAGTTAAAGACCGACGAGGGGATCGTCGGATGGGGGGAGCCGATCGTTCAGGGACGGCTCGAGACAGTCCGAACGGCAGTCGCTGAACTGATAGAGCGGTATCTCCTCGGGGAGGATCCGCTCCGGACGGAATATCACTGGCGAAAGCTCTATCAAGGCGGGTACTTCCGTGGCGGGCCGATTCTGATGAGCGCGCTGGCGGGGATCGATCACGCGCTGTGGGATATCAAGGGTCGACACTACGACGCGCCGGTCCACGAACTGCTCGGCGGTCACGTCCGCGACCGGATGCTCGTCTATCAATGGCTCGGTGGCGAGAATCCGGAAGGCATCGCGGCGTCCGCCCACGACGACTACCAGCGAGGGTATCGTGCGTTCAAGCTCAACTTCGTGCAGGACTTTCGACCGCTGGAGACGACCGCTGCCGTCGATCGCGCTCTCGAACGGGTGGCGGCGGTTCGGGATGCCATCGGTGACGAGGCCTTCCTCGGCGTCGACTTCCACGGTCGCGTTTCGAAGCCGATGGCCGTCGACCTCGTCCAGCGGCTCGAACAGTACGATCTGATGTTCATCGACCAACCGCTCCTGCCGGAACACACCGATGCATTCGCCGCGATAAGCGACCGAACGACGATTCCCATCGCTACGGGCGAGCGATTTTACTCCCGATACGAGTTCAAGCAACTGTTCGTCGATAACGCCGTCTCCGTAATCCAGCCGGACGTCACTCACGTCGGTGGCATCAGCGAACTGCGGAAAATCGCCTCGCTGGCCGAGTCGTTCGACGTGGCCGTCATCCCGCACTGTCCGCTTGGCCCGATCGCCTTCGCCGCCAGCCTCCAGGTCGGATTCTGCTCGCAGAACGTCGTCATGCAGGAGCAAGACCTCGGTATGCACGATCCGGATTCGAGTCAGCGTCTGGCACTGCTCGAGGATCCGGAGACGTTCACGTTCCGGGACGGCTACGTCGAGCGGCCGACGGGTCCCGGTCTCGGCATCGAAATCGACGAAGAGTACGTCCGCGAGCAGGCTCAGACCCAGGTTAACTGGTATAATCCGGTCTGGCACCACGAGGATGGCAGCCTCGCCGAGTGGTGA
- a CDS encoding NAD(P)-dependent alcohol dehydrogenase — MRAAVLVEPTEFELQERDRPEPGSNDVLVAIRDVGICGSDVHYYEHGRIGDYVVDDPLVLGHESAGEVVEVGENVTDLGPGDRVALEPGVPCRRCEHCKRGDYHLCEDVVFMATPPHDGAFAEYVSWPADFAYELPETVSTVEGALCEPLSVGIHACRRGDVGTGDTVLVTGAGPIGLMVAEAARAAGATDVIITDVVPEKIEFARERGIDFAVNVMETDLETAVDEYTDGVGADVVVEASGAKPSIESTLDGVRRGGTIVLVGLADEANVPFDFLEVIDNELDVHGSFRYKNTYATAVDLLADDAVDVEGIVDFESSLSDVDDAFNQVMEPAVVKGMISLDDE, encoded by the coding sequence ATGCGAGCTGCTGTGTTAGTCGAACCGACGGAGTTCGAGCTGCAGGAACGTGATCGTCCGGAGCCCGGATCGAACGATGTACTCGTCGCGATACGAGACGTCGGTATCTGCGGTTCCGACGTTCACTATTACGAACACGGCCGTATCGGTGACTACGTCGTCGATGATCCGCTCGTCCTCGGTCATGAAAGCGCTGGCGAGGTCGTTGAGGTCGGTGAGAACGTTACCGATCTCGGACCCGGGGACCGCGTTGCGCTGGAACCCGGCGTCCCGTGTCGGCGCTGTGAGCACTGTAAGCGCGGCGACTATCACCTCTGCGAGGACGTGGTGTTCATGGCGACGCCACCACACGACGGTGCGTTCGCCGAGTACGTCTCCTGGCCGGCCGACTTCGCCTACGAACTTCCCGAGACCGTCTCGACCGTCGAGGGGGCGCTCTGTGAACCGCTCTCGGTCGGCATCCACGCCTGTCGTCGGGGCGATGTCGGGACCGGCGATACCGTTCTGGTCACCGGTGCGGGCCCCATCGGCCTGATGGTGGCCGAAGCGGCTCGTGCCGCCGGCGCGACGGACGTGATCATCACCGACGTCGTCCCGGAGAAGATCGAGTTCGCCCGTGAACGCGGCATCGATTTCGCAGTAAACGTCATGGAGACCGACCTCGAAACGGCCGTCGACGAATACACCGACGGTGTCGGCGCCGACGTCGTAGTCGAAGCCTCCGGCGCGAAACCGTCGATCGAATCAACGCTGGACGGCGTTCGGCGCGGGGGGACTATCGTGCTGGTCGGATTAGCTGACGAGGCGAACGTCCCGTTCGATTTCCTCGAGGTGATCGACAACGAACTCGATGTCCACGGGTCATTCCGGTACAAGAATACCTACGCTACGGCTGTCGACCTGTTGGCGGACGATGCCGTCGATGTCGAGGGAATCGTCGACTTCGAGTCCTCGCTGTCGGACGTCGACGACGCCTTCAACCAGGTCATGGAACCGGCCGTCGTCAAAGGGATGATTTCCCTCGACGATGAGTAG
- the rdfA gene encoding rod-determining factor RdfA, which translates to MSEYGCKVCRVLDEYGMERYEEQLLEQWQADASQRKGYRQLAEWFNTLMLRREMDRAGLSTLGDEAESKYERLQSDEAVAAEVATELENAGIPINTLRDDFVSYGVIRTHLKECLESDVDLSSGDWEQNAIEISRDHATTKIEEAVRSLRNKGQLTAGGDVSISVTVELECENCHARVPFDRALRREYICRCDD; encoded by the coding sequence ATGAGTGAGTATGGTTGTAAAGTCTGCCGAGTATTAGATGAGTACGGAATGGAGCGCTACGAGGAGCAACTACTCGAGCAGTGGCAAGCAGACGCCTCTCAGCGGAAGGGATATCGGCAACTCGCTGAGTGGTTCAATACGCTCATGTTGCGCCGCGAGATGGACCGTGCGGGCCTTTCGACGCTCGGCGACGAAGCGGAGTCCAAGTACGAGCGGTTGCAGTCGGACGAGGCGGTCGCAGCGGAGGTCGCGACAGAATTAGAAAATGCAGGGATTCCGATTAATACACTACGGGACGATTTCGTTTCGTACGGTGTGATTCGGACACATCTGAAGGAGTGTCTCGAGTCCGATGTCGATCTTTCGAGCGGGGACTGGGAACAGAACGCGATCGAGATCTCACGGGACCATGCAACCACGAAAATTGAAGAGGCAGTCCGATCGCTCCGAAACAAGGGGCAGCTCACCGCCGGTGGTGACGTGAGTATTTCAGTTACTGTCGAACTCGAATGCGAGAACTGTCACGCCCGCGTTCCTTTCGATCGGGCGCTCCGTCGCGAATACATCTGCCGTTGTGATGATTAA
- a CDS encoding Lrp/AsnC family transcriptional regulator, whose amino-acid sequence MADHSDDDLLEIDEIDRRILEILANDPRSPYADIADELTEYDIDLSSEGVRRRVTSLLENMTSFFLPRPERNSWEIVLVTARTADEANSKRDLFEEMSNMDFWFVAEGFGTVDLYGIATAKSNTEIDDLLVQMRALDSVTEIDYFIETDRAVNIRNYLPVY is encoded by the coding sequence ATGGCGGATCACTCTGACGATGACCTTCTCGAAATTGACGAGATCGATCGCCGAATCCTCGAAATACTCGCGAACGATCCACGGAGTCCGTATGCGGATATCGCTGATGAGTTAACCGAATACGATATCGATCTGAGCAGCGAAGGTGTCCGCCGGCGTGTGACATCGCTGCTCGAGAATATGACGAGTTTCTTTTTACCCCGGCCGGAACGCAACAGCTGGGAAATCGTCCTCGTCACGGCCAGAACCGCCGACGAGGCGAATTCGAAAAGAGACCTCTTCGAGGAGATGTCGAACATGGATTTTTGGTTCGTCGCCGAAGGGTTCGGTACCGTCGACCTGTACGGAATCGCCACCGCGAAGTCGAACACCGAGATCGACGACCTCCTCGTCCAGATGCGGGCGCTCGACTCGGTGACTGAAATCGATTACTTCATCGAAACAGACCGCGCTGTGAATATCAGGAATTACCTACCAGTCTACTGA